One window from the genome of Elephas maximus indicus isolate mEleMax1 chromosome 8, mEleMax1 primary haplotype, whole genome shotgun sequence encodes:
- the LOC126082102 gene encoding olfactory receptor 2A1/2A42-like, whose amino-acid sequence MGENQTSVTEFILLGFPLGLRVQLLLFGLFSLFYTFTLLVNGAILGVISLDPRWHTPMYFFLSHLAIVDIAYACNTVPQMLVNLLSPTMPISFPGCLTQTFLFLTFAHTECLLLVVMSYDRYVAICHPLRYSAILSWRLCITLAITSWACGSLVVLVHVSLILRLPFCGPHEINHFFCELLSVLRLACADTWLNQVVILAASLLVLVGPFCLVLVSYTHIFFAVLKIQSREGRRKAFSTCSSHLCVVGLFFGSALVIYMAPKSSHPEEQQKVLFLFHSIFNPMLNPLIYSLRGTELKSALRRALCKESHCQLE is encoded by the coding sequence ATGGGGGAAAACCAGACATCTGTCACAGAGTTCATTCTCCTGGGGTTTCCTCTTGGCCTGAGGGTTCAGCTGCTCCTCTTTGGGCTCTTCTCCCTGTTCTACACCTTTACCTTGCTGGTGAATGGGGCCATCCTTGGGGTCATTTCTCTGGACCCCAGATggcacactcccatgtacttcttcctctcccacCTGGCCATCGTCGACATAGCCTATGCCTGCAACACGGTGCCCCAGATGCTGGTGAACCTCCTGAGTCCCACCATGCCCATTTCCTTTCCTGGTTGCCTCACACAGACCTTCCTCTTTTTGACTTTCGCTCACACAGAATGTCTTCTCTTGGTGGTGATGtcctatgatcgctatgtggccatctgccaccCCCTCCGGTACTCTGCCATCCTGAGCTGGAGGCTCTGCATCACCCTGGCCATCACTTCCTGGGCATGTGGCTCCCTCGTGGTCCTGGTCCATGTGAGCCTCATCCTGAGATTGCCCTTCTGTGGGCCTCATGAGAtcaaccacttcttctgtgaacTCCTCTCTGTCCTCAGGCTAGCCTGTGCAGACACTTGGCTCAACCAAGTGGTCATCTTAGCTGCTTCTCTGTTAGTTTTAGTGGGACCCTTCTGCCTTGTGCTGGTCTCCTACACCCACATTTTTTTTGCTGTCCTGAAGATCCAGTCCAGGGAGGGCCGCagaaaggccttctccacctgctcctCCCACCTCTGTGTGGTCGGGCTCTTCTTTGGCAGTGCTTTAGTCATATATATGGCTCCCAAATCCAGCCACCCTGAGGAGCAGCAGAAGGTCCTTTTCCTGTTTCACAGCATTTTCAACCCAATGCTGAACCCcctgatctacagcctgaggGGCACAGAGCTGAAGAGTGCCCTGCGGAGAGCACTGTGCAAGGAGAGTCATTGCCAACTGGAGTGA